A single region of the Candidatus Parcubacteria bacterium genome encodes:
- a CDS encoding peptidoglycan-binding protein, whose protein sequence is MEHPLFKGSFGTSYNHIASAKNFFKGFVFAVFVLTAFSPFSTLAEASVVLEKSEIVASQSTSVGAQISHVFETIYAGISTVGSDLLDVLEVPAAAAGVKLILIVAMLLSALAGFEKMLALLKGFGQAVRGRNRSLLVPVLKVALIMIVVFANVGVVPALFPAVAVQVAHADDDFAPPPPPPPPPPPPPPVEVCTDPTATNYNGSLPCTYPPTTCTDSAANNFGGALPCTYNPPPATSFTISASASGLGSISPSGSVSVTQGSAQTFTFTPNAGHEVSSVMVNGAAVATSTSYTFSNVQANGTIAVTFAATPGAPTFPVVASVSGFGTITPSGTTSVALGTSQSYTFAASASSTLTDVLVDGVSVGAVSTYSFSDVAATHTISAIFSSYVITVSSSGNGSANPTGSVYVANGASETINFLPNAGNTVSSLIVDGLATATSTSYTFSNVTQDHTLAVTFAPGSSAASFQVVATSTGNGSISPSATTSVTQGATQSVTITANSGNEIASILVDGAAFATTSATTTTVTFSNIQANHSVGATFQVIPGAATFPITVTSSGNGTTTPSGITTVSQGATASFALTPNAGNTLSQLLVDGVSVATTSVYTFNNVTASHTLAAIYSSTGAATFSIVATSTGNGSVTPAATTTVSQGGSQSVVITANSGNEIASILVDGAVVATTSATTTTISFSNVQADHTVGVTFAPIAGVATFPIIVTSTGNGTTTPSGTTTVAQGSSASFTLTPNAGNTLNFLLIDGAAVATTSLYTFNNVQATHTLEAVYSTSGAASYQIVATSTGNGSVNPSATTTVSQGATQSVVITANSGNEISSILVDGAMYATTSATTTTVTFSDVQANHTVGATFAPIVGAPTYSIYVSSTGNGTTTPSGTSTISQGSSASFTLTPNAGNTLTQLLIDGASVATTSVYTFSNVTASHTLEAIYSSTGATSFQVVATSTGNGSVSPSATSTVAQGASISVTVTANAGNEIASILVDGATVATTSATSTTITFADVQANHTVGATFQLAAGAPVFPITVTSSGNGTTTPSGTSTISQGSSASFTLTPNAGNVLNQLLVDGVSVATTSVYAFNNVNATHTLHAIYSSTGASTFSIIATSTGNGGVSPAATSTVSQGSAFSVTVTANVGNEIASLLVDGVSYATTSPTSTVVTFSDIQADHTVGVTFQTAVGAPTFLIVVTSTGNGTTTPSGTTTVTQGASSSFTLTPNAGNTLTQLLIDGASVATTSVYTFSNVTASHTLEAIYSTGGGTTFQVVATSTGNGSVTPAATTTVSQGSSQSIVITANSGNEIASILVDGVSVATTSATTTTIMFADIQANHTVGVTFAAIAGAPTYAISVTSAGNGTTTLSGTSTVSQGSSASFTLTPNAGNTLSQLLVDGVSVATTSIYTFSNVTASHTLHAVYSSTGLATFSVIATSTAGGSVTPSATSTVSQGSNFSVTVTANNGNEIASLLVDGAVVATTSATTTTVTFSNVQANHTVGVVFQPLVGAPTYPITVTSAGNGTTTPSGTTIVTQGGSATFTLTPNAGNVLSQLLVDGSSVATTSAYTFSDVTATHTLHAIYSSTGAANFQIVATSTGNGSVTPSATSAVSQGSAFSVTVTANAGNEIASILVDGALVATTSATTTTINFTNVQANHTVGATFQVITGASTYPITVTSAGNGTTTPSGTSTIAQGSSASFILTPNAGNTLDQLLIDGVAVATTTLYTFNNVNATHTLHAIYSSTGLTSFQIVATSTGNGSVTPAATTTVSQGSSQSVVITANAGNEITSILVDGAAFATTSATTTTVTFADVQANHTLGVVFAAAPSAVTFPITVTSTGNGAATPSGTTAVLQGNSFSVTLMPNAGNTLDSLLVDGVSVATTSVYTFTNVQATHTLQAIYSATGATSFQVVATSTGNGSVSPSATTTVSQGASQSVIITANAGNEITSILVDGASYATTSATTTTVTFANMQANHTVGVVFAPAVPVVSFPITITSTGNGTTTPSGTTTVTQGASVSFALTPNAGNTLNQILIDGVAVATSSVYTFTNVQATHTLEAIYSTSGVASYQIVATSTGNGGVSPAATSTVSQGSNFSVTVTANSGNEISSILVDGVSYATTSPTSTVVSFSDVQANHTVGVTFAAITGAPTFPIVVTSTGNGTATPSGTSTISQGASASFNLTPNAGNTLTQLLIDGASVATTSVYTFSNVTASHTLEAIYSTTGAVSFQIVATSTGYGTTTPAATSTVSQGSSFSVTVTANAGQEIASLLVDGAAYATTSPTSTIVTFTNVQADHTVGATFQTAADALSFPIIITSTGNGTTTPSGTSTVAQGTSASFALTPNAGNTLTQLVVDNVSVPTTSLYTFTNVQATHTLHAIYSSTGAANFQVVAISTGNGSVSPAATSTVSQGSSFSVTVTANSGNEIASILVDGALVATTSATTTTITFTNVQADHTVGATFQGVVGAPTYPITVTSAGNGTTTPSGTTTVAEGSAASFTLTPNAGNTIDQLLIDGVSVATTTLYTFSNVTASHTVHAIYSSTGASSFQVVATSTGSGSVSPSATSTVSQGASQSVVITANVGNEIASILVDGAAVATTSATTTTVTFTNVQADHTVGVTFAPISGAPTYAILVTSTGNGTSTPSGTTTVTQGASASFNLTPNAGNTLTQLLIDGAAVATTSLYTFSSVTASHTLEAIYSSTGVANFQLVATSTGNGSVTPSATTTVSQGTTQTVTITANSGNEIASILVDGVTYATTSPTSTVVAFADVQANHTVGVVFAPAASALAFPITVTSTGNGTTTPSGTTTVTQGGSATFTISPNVGNTIQSVTVNGSVIATTTSYTFSNVQATGTLAVVFATISGAPSFDIVATSSVNGSVSPTGTTTLAQGGSQTYVFTPDSGYMVTGLMVDGGAVSTSTSYTFSDVQAGHTLSVTFGLAPDFSLPSTPNIVSSSHATATLSNVASISVTWSDATDVGSGIAGYSYIFDTASTTVPDDIVDIAATTTSTSTLAYGTYYFHVKAIDASGNVSTTTHYGPIVTSNADVFIVNSTLGGIYYDFYAPTLASSTAASTTGSTRITDSTLTTWWQIASSSLYGVTLDNAELTLTNATSSSITNSILTSCSVINSTVKNYMGSNCTISNSIVDPPSGFNNLTGSTVTNSPVYASDVLYSNVTDSSVSTSTVTNSTLTNATTTFSSIATSTVTNSTFATATSTNSTITGATLADANVATSTVSNANVATSTIALSTISGGSVSSSTVSSVSATNSTIASSTLSNATTTSSTLTNVEVTNGTTTGSTITGGTLSNASVSSSTLTDAVINNGSTTNSTITGGSVTNASVSSSTISNTTVATSTLTNVTLASTTVTNSTMSSSTLSDATVTDSTLSNVTIIGTGSVITNSNLASTTVSNAVIIDGVMSSGTITLPSGATTTITSSTSLTNLVNYAPAAGFTASASDLTGTFTDTSTDSNSGTSLGDSWTYVWSFGDGSYATTSNSASLGQNKSHAYASAGTYTVLLTLTDAYGGVSTSSASVTVTAPVVVTPAPSGGGGGGGNPSGNLGAYFNPNFVNPNAPVVPVVPPVTPVTPSVPAVPPIIVTPGLTPDVFTRTLKVGTRGEDVTILQRQLIREGVYAGPVTGYFGALTQAAVRRYQLKQAIPVIGIVDFLTRSILNEAIALEGLPTGNPVIVTPVAPTPVEPKPAAPVTPKAPTIPSKPLAPAAPVTPPVVAKPSVPPTSASIFEGVKSGASSLFKKVKDAKTRFDNLFIIEP, encoded by the coding sequence ATGGAACACCCACTCTTCAAGGGGTCTTTCGGGACTTCCTACAACCACATAGCTTCCGCTAAGAACTTTTTCAAAGGGTTTGTTTTTGCTGTTTTTGTACTCACCGCTTTTTCCCCTTTCTCTACGCTTGCAGAAGCTTCGGTTGTCTTGGAGAAGTCGGAGATTGTCGCTTCCCAGAGCACCTCTGTGGGAGCGCAGATCAGCCATGTTTTTGAGACGATTTACGCTGGTATTTCTACCGTCGGAAGCGATCTCCTGGACGTGCTTGAGGTTCCCGCTGCAGCCGCTGGCGTGAAGCTTATTCTCATCGTCGCCATGCTCCTCTCGGCGCTCGCCGGATTTGAGAAAATGCTGGCTCTGCTCAAGGGTTTTGGTCAGGCGGTGCGGGGCCGTAACCGCTCTCTCCTCGTGCCGGTTTTGAAGGTCGCTTTGATCATGATCGTAGTCTTTGCAAACGTCGGTGTGGTGCCGGCACTTTTCCCGGCAGTGGCGGTTCAGGTGGCACACGCAGACGATGATTTTGCTCCTCCTCCGCCGCCACCTCCTCCGCCACCCCCACCACCGCCGGTGGAGGTGTGTACGGATCCTACCGCTACGAACTACAACGGTTCTCTTCCGTGTACGTATCCGCCGACGACCTGTACAGACTCTGCTGCCAATAACTTTGGTGGGGCCTTGCCGTGTACGTACAACCCGCCTCCGGCGACCTCTTTCACCATCAGCGCTTCTGCTTCTGGTCTCGGTTCCATCTCTCCGTCTGGCTCTGTGTCCGTGACGCAGGGTAGCGCACAAACCTTCACCTTCACCCCGAACGCAGGGCATGAGGTGAGCTCTGTCATGGTGAATGGCGCGGCAGTGGCTACTTCTACGAGCTACACGTTCTCGAACGTGCAGGCGAATGGCACCATCGCGGTGACTTTTGCAGCGACTCCGGGAGCGCCTACCTTCCCGGTAGTCGCGAGCGTCTCCGGCTTCGGTACCATCACACCTTCCGGTACTACGAGCGTAGCTTTGGGTACTTCACAGAGCTATACCTTCGCTGCGTCTGCTTCGAGCACGCTCACGGACGTGCTGGTGGATGGAGTCTCTGTGGGTGCAGTCTCGACCTATTCCTTCTCTGACGTAGCCGCTACTCACACTATTTCTGCGATCTTCTCTTCGTACGTCATCACCGTTTCTTCGAGCGGCAACGGCTCGGCAAATCCGACTGGTTCCGTGTATGTCGCAAATGGTGCCAGCGAGACCATCAATTTCCTCCCGAATGCAGGTAACACTGTTTCCTCCCTCATCGTGGATGGTCTTGCGACTGCCACCTCGACTTCCTACACTTTCAGCAACGTCACCCAGGATCACACCCTCGCAGTGACCTTCGCTCCGGGTTCGAGCGCAGCCAGCTTCCAGGTGGTAGCTACTTCTACCGGAAATGGCTCGATCAGCCCTTCGGCCACCACTTCTGTGACTCAGGGGGCAACGCAGTCCGTCACTATCACTGCTAACAGCGGCAACGAGATCGCTTCCATTCTCGTGGATGGGGCAGCCTTCGCGACCACTTCTGCCACCACCACGACCGTCACTTTCTCTAACATCCAGGCTAACCACAGCGTGGGTGCGACTTTCCAGGTCATTCCGGGTGCAGCCACTTTCCCGATCACAGTCACTTCCTCTGGAAACGGTACGACTACTCCGAGCGGAATCACGACGGTAAGCCAGGGTGCAACTGCTTCCTTCGCCCTCACCCCGAACGCGGGGAATACCCTGAGCCAGCTTCTCGTGGATGGTGTCTCTGTCGCTACTACCTCGGTTTATACGTTTAATAATGTAACTGCTTCTCATACTCTCGCGGCCATTTATTCCTCGACTGGTGCCGCAACTTTCTCTATAGTCGCTACTTCTACCGGCAACGGCTCCGTCACGCCTGCTGCAACGACTACCGTCTCGCAGGGCGGTAGCCAGTCTGTAGTGATCACCGCTAACTCCGGCAATGAAATCGCATCTATTCTTGTCGATGGGGCAGTGGTAGCAACGACTTCTGCAACTACCACTACGATTTCCTTCAGCAACGTGCAGGCTGATCACACAGTCGGTGTCACTTTCGCACCTATTGCTGGAGTCGCTACTTTCCCGATCATCGTTACCTCGACAGGGAATGGCACCACGACTCCTTCTGGCACTACTACGGTCGCCCAGGGGTCTTCTGCATCTTTCACTCTGACTCCGAACGCAGGCAACACCCTTAACTTCCTTCTTATAGACGGGGCTGCGGTCGCGACTACTTCTCTCTATACGTTTAATAACGTTCAGGCGACGCACACCCTCGAAGCTGTCTACTCTACGAGCGGTGCGGCTTCATATCAGATAGTGGCGACGTCCACTGGCAACGGCTCGGTGAATCCTTCTGCAACGACTACTGTTTCGCAGGGAGCGACGCAGTCTGTCGTCATTACCGCTAATAGCGGCAACGAGATCTCTTCGATTCTCGTAGATGGTGCGATGTATGCGACTACTTCCGCTACCACCACTACGGTGACTTTCTCTGATGTGCAGGCGAACCACACCGTGGGTGCGACCTTCGCTCCTATAGTCGGAGCCCCGACCTACTCTATATATGTATCCTCCACAGGGAACGGAACTACCACTCCCTCTGGAACCTCGACGATCTCTCAGGGCTCTTCGGCTTCCTTCACTCTCACTCCGAACGCAGGCAATACCCTTACTCAGCTCCTCATCGACGGAGCTTCTGTCGCCACGACCTCTGTCTATACCTTTAGTAATGTCACAGCCTCTCATACTCTTGAAGCAATCTACTCTTCTACTGGCGCTACCTCCTTCCAGGTCGTAGCAACCTCGACTGGTAACGGTTCGGTGAGTCCTTCTGCTACCTCGACGGTTGCCCAGGGAGCTTCGATCTCTGTCACCGTGACAGCGAATGCGGGCAACGAGATCGCATCCATCCTTGTAGACGGAGCGACTGTCGCTACGACTTCGGCTACTTCCACCACGATTACGTTTGCTGACGTGCAGGCGAATCACACGGTAGGTGCGACCTTCCAGCTTGCTGCAGGTGCACCGGTGTTCCCGATCACGGTTACTTCTTCTGGCAACGGCACGACGACCCCGTCTGGCACCTCGACTATTAGTCAGGGTTCTTCTGCGAGCTTCACGCTCACCCCGAACGCAGGTAACGTCTTGAACCAGCTTCTCGTAGATGGAGTTTCCGTCGCGACGACTTCTGTCTATGCGTTTAATAATGTAAATGCGACGCACACGCTCCACGCGATCTACTCTTCGACTGGTGCTTCTACTTTCTCTATCATTGCTACCTCTACCGGGAATGGGGGAGTGAGCCCGGCAGCCACCTCGACTGTCTCTCAGGGTTCTGCCTTCTCGGTAACCGTCACCGCAAATGTGGGAAATGAAATCGCTTCTCTCCTCGTGGATGGAGTTTCCTACGCCACTACCTCTCCGACTTCCACGGTGGTGACCTTCTCTGATATCCAGGCTGATCACACCGTTGGTGTCACTTTTCAGACTGCGGTCGGCGCACCGACGTTCCTGATCGTCGTAACTTCGACGGGTAATGGCACCACCACTCCGAGCGGTACTACTACCGTGACTCAAGGTGCTTCCTCCTCCTTTACTCTTACCCCGAATGCAGGCAACACTCTCACTCAGCTCCTCATTGATGGCGCCTCTGTAGCGACGACGAGCGTCTACACTTTCTCTAATGTCACCGCGAGCCATACTCTCGAGGCTATCTATTCCACTGGCGGCGGCACCACCTTCCAGGTAGTCGCTACTTCTACTGGTAATGGCTCCGTCACGCCTGCTGCAACGACTACTGTCTCGCAGGGCTCTAGCCAGTCGATTGTCATCACTGCCAACTCTGGCAATGAAATAGCCTCTATCCTCGTCGATGGAGTCTCTGTAGCGACGACTTCGGCAACGACTACCACGATCATGTTTGCTGATATCCAGGCAAATCACACGGTCGGCGTGACTTTTGCCGCTATCGCAGGCGCACCTACATACGCCATCAGCGTGACCTCTGCGGGTAATGGCACCACCACTCTGAGCGGCACCTCGACCGTCAGCCAGGGAAGTTCTGCTTCCTTCACTCTCACGCCGAACGCCGGTAACACCCTGTCGCAGCTTCTCGTAGACGGAGTCTCTGTTGCGACCACCTCTATATATACGTTCTCGAACGTGACGGCCTCGCACACCCTCCATGCGGTTTACTCTTCGACCGGTCTCGCTACCTTTAGCGTAATCGCCACTTCTACGGCGGGCGGTTCCGTGACGCCTTCTGCAACGAGTACGGTCTCCCAGGGTTCTAACTTCTCGGTGACGGTGACTGCAAACAACGGCAACGAGATCGCTTCTCTCCTCGTGGACGGAGCCGTTGTCGCCACTACTTCCGCCACCACCACGACGGTAACCTTCTCGAACGTGCAGGCAAATCACACGGTCGGCGTGGTCTTCCAGCCTCTCGTCGGTGCACCTACCTATCCGATTACGGTGACCTCGGCAGGGAACGGTACCACCACGCCGTCTGGTACGACTATCGTCACTCAGGGCGGATCGGCTACCTTTACTCTCACCCCGAATGCGGGCAATGTCTTGAGCCAGCTTCTCGTAGACGGATCTTCCGTCGCGACCACCTCTGCCTACACTTTCTCTGACGTGACGGCGACGCACACGCTCCACGCAATCTACTCTTCGACGGGTGCCGCGAACTTCCAGATAGTTGCTACCTCTACCGGCAACGGTTCCGTAACGCCTTCCGCCACTTCCGCTGTCTCCCAGGGCTCTGCCTTCTCTGTGACAGTGACTGCAAACGCGGGAAATGAGATCGCGTCCATCCTCGTCGATGGCGCACTCGTTGCGACGACGTCGGCTACGACGACCACTATAAATTTCACTAACGTCCAGGCTAATCACACTGTAGGTGCCACTTTCCAGGTAATCACTGGAGCTTCGACTTATCCCATCACCGTGACCTCGGCAGGGAACGGTACTACTACGCCTTCAGGCACCAGCACAATCGCACAGGGCTCTTCTGCCTCCTTCATCCTGACTCCGAATGCAGGTAATACTCTCGACCAGCTCCTCATCGATGGTGTTGCGGTTGCGACCACTACTCTCTATACGTTCAATAATGTAAATGCGACGCACACCCTCCATGCGATCTATTCCTCGACTGGTCTCACGAGCTTCCAGATAGTCGCCACTTCGACCGGCAACGGCTCGGTGACTCCGGCTGCCACTACTACCGTATCGCAGGGCTCTAGCCAGTCTGTCGTCATTACGGCGAACGCGGGTAATGAGATCACCTCCATTCTCGTGGATGGGGCAGCCTTCGCGACCACTTCTGCCACCACCACGACCGTAACGTTCGCTGATGTTCAGGCGAATCACACGTTGGGTGTGGTGTTTGCGGCTGCGCCTTCCGCAGTTACTTTCCCGATCACTGTCACTTCTACCGGTAACGGAGCTGCTACTCCCTCTGGCACGACCGCTGTGCTCCAGGGCAATTCTTTCTCTGTGACGCTTATGCCGAATGCCGGCAATACCCTTGATTCTCTCCTTGTAGATGGAGTATCTGTGGCTACCACTTCCGTCTATACCTTCACGAACGTTCAGGCGACGCATACCCTCCAGGCTATCTACTCCGCTACGGGCGCAACTTCCTTCCAGGTGGTGGCCACCTCGACGGGGAACGGATCTGTTTCTCCTTCTGCCACCACCACGGTCTCTCAGGGGGCATCGCAGTCTGTGATCATCACTGCGAACGCGGGTAATGAGATCACCTCCATTCTCGTGGATGGCGCTTCCTACGCTACGACCTCGGCCACTACCACGACGGTGACTTTTGCGAACATGCAGGCCAATCACACGGTCGGCGTAGTCTTCGCTCCTGCGGTACCTGTGGTTTCGTTCCCGATTACCATAACTTCGACCGGTAATGGCACGACGACTCCGAGCGGTACCACTACTGTCACCCAGGGTGCTTCTGTCTCTTTCGCTCTGACTCCGAATGCAGGAAATACTCTCAATCAGATTCTCATCGATGGTGTAGCGGTTGCAACCTCGAGTGTCTACACATTCACGAACGTACAGGCGACGCACACCCTCGAAGCGATTTACTCCACGAGCGGCGTTGCCTCATACCAGATCGTCGCCACTTCTACTGGTAACGGGGGAGTGAGCCCGGCTGCCACTTCCACTGTCTCTCAGGGATCTAACTTCTCTGTGACGGTGACTGCAAACTCTGGTAACGAGATTTCTTCCATCCTTGTTGATGGCGTTTCCTATGCAACGACCTCGCCGACTTCGACGGTGGTTTCCTTCTCTGACGTTCAGGCGAACCACACTGTAGGTGTGACCTTCGCAGCCATCACTGGCGCTCCGACTTTCCCGATCGTAGTCACCTCGACTGGTAATGGTACGGCGACTCCATCTGGCACCTCTACTATCAGCCAGGGTGCTTCTGCTTCTTTTAATCTCACCCCGAACGCAGGCAACACCCTCACCCAGCTCCTCATTGATGGTGCCTCTGTCGCTACGACTTCGGTATATACGTTCAGCAACGTAACTGCTTCCCATACCCTTGAGGCCATCTACTCCACGACGGGTGCAGTGAGCTTCCAGATAGTGGCAACTTCGACTGGTTATGGCACGACTACACCTGCGGCGACTTCTACTGTCTCTCAGGGTTCTAGCTTCTCCGTCACGGTGACGGCGAACGCTGGTCAGGAAATCGCTTCTCTTCTTGTGGATGGAGCTGCATACGCCACCACCTCTCCGACTTCCACTATTGTGACCTTCACTAATGTGCAGGCTGACCACACGGTAGGTGCTACGTTCCAGACTGCCGCTGATGCACTCTCGTTCCCGATCATCATCACTTCGACCGGTAACGGCACAACGACTCCCTCGGGCACCTCTACGGTTGCTCAGGGTACTTCGGCTTCCTTTGCTCTCACTCCGAACGCAGGTAACACGCTGACTCAGCTTGTCGTTGATAATGTGTCTGTACCGACGACTTCTCTCTATACGTTCACCAACGTCCAGGCAACGCATACTCTCCACGCGATCTACTCTTCGACGGGAGCCGCGAACTTCCAGGTCGTAGCCATCTCGACTGGCAATGGTTCTGTATCACCGGCCGCGACTTCTACAGTGAGCCAGGGTTCCAGCTTCTCCGTCACTGTGACCGCTAACAGCGGCAACGAGATCGCCTCGATTCTCGTTGATGGTGCCCTCGTTGCGACGACCTCGGCTACCACTACGACCATCACCTTCACTAATGTGCAGGCTGACCACACGGTTGGTGCTACGTTCCAGGGTGTCGTCGGAGCGCCGACGTATCCCATCACGGTAACCTCGGCAGGGAACGGCACCACTACTCCGTCTGGCACGACGACTGTGGCAGAGGGGAGTGCGGCCTCTTTCACTCTGACTCCGAACGCGGGTAATACCATTGATCAGCTCTTGATCGACGGTGTTTCCGTGGCGACCACCACTCTCTATACCTTCTCTAATGTCACCGCCTCCCATACTGTTCATGCGATCTACTCTTCGACCGGCGCCTCTTCCTTCCAGGTTGTGGCCACTTCGACTGGAAGCGGCAGCGTAAGTCCGTCTGCCACCAGCACGGTTTCGCAGGGTGCATCCCAGTCTGTGGTCATCACCGCCAATGTGGGCAACGAAATCGCCTCCATCCTCGTGGATGGTGCAGCAGTTGCTACCACTTCTGCTACCACCACTACGGTGACCTTCACGAACGTACAGGCTGACCATACGGTGGGCGTGACCTTCGCACCCATCTCCGGGGCTCCTACCTACGCTATTCTTGTGACTTCTACCGGCAACGGAACCTCGACTCCGTCTGGTACCACTACCGTGACTCAGGGTGCGTCCGCCTCTTTCAATCTCACCCCGAACGCTGGTAACACCCTCACCCAGCTCCTCATTGATGGAGCGGCGGTTGCCACCACCTCTCTCTATACCTTCTCCAGCGTAACGGCCTCTCATACCCTCGAAGCGATTTACTCTTCGACGGGCGTTGCGAACTTCCAGCTTGTCGCTACCTCCACGGGTAATGGCTCGGTGACTCCGTCTGCTACCACCACGGTTTCGCAGGGTACGACTCAGACCGTTACAATTACTGCGAATAGCGGTAATGAGATCGCTTCCATCCTTGTGGATGGCGTGACCTACGCCACCACGTCTCCGACTTCTACGGTCGTGGCCTTTGCTGATGTCCAGGCGAATCACACGGTGGGTGTGGTGTTTGCTCCGGCTGCGAGTGCGCTCGCGTTTCCGATCACTGTCACCTCGACGGGGAACGGCACCACTACACCTTCTGGTACGACGACCGTAACCCAGGGTGGATCCGCAACCTTCACCATCTCTCCTAACGTCGGAAATACCATCCAGTCTGTCACGGTGAACGGCTCGGTCATCGCCACGACCACTTCCTATACCTTCTCTAATGTCCAGGCGACGGGTACACTCGCGGTCGTCTTTGCGACGATCAGTGGCGCGCCTTCCTTCGATATCGTAGCGACTTCCTCTGTAAACGGTTCCGTAAGTCCTACCGGCACGACTACGCTCGCACAGGGCGGCAGCCAGACCTATGTCTTCACTCCGGATTCCGGATATATGGTGACGGGTCTCATGGTGGATGGGGGAGCGGTCTCCACTTCGACTTCGTATACCTTCTCTGATGTGCAGGCAGGTCACACCCTCTCCGTGACCTTCGGTCTTGCCCCTGATTTCAGTCTTCCTTCCACGCCGAACATCGTCTCTTCTTCGCATGCGACCGCCACTCTCTCGAATGTCGCGTCCATCTCCGTGACCTGGTCTGATGCGACGGATGTAGGCTCCGGTATCGCCGGCTATTCCTATATCTTCGACACCGCGAGCACGACAGTACCAGATGACATCGTGGATATTGCTGCGACCACCACTTCTACTTCCACTCTTGCGTACGGCACCTACTACTTCCACGTGAAGGCGATCGATGCTTCTGGAAATGTCTCTACGACGACCCACTACGGACCGATCGTGACCTCGAATGCGGATGTCTTCATCGTGAATTCGACTCTTGGCGGCATCTACTACGATTTCTATGCGCCGACTCTCGCAAGTTCGACTGCAGCGTCCACTACCGGCAGCACCCGCATCACGGATTCCACTCTCACCACCTGGTGGCAGATTGCGAGCTCCTCGCTCTATGGCGTGACGCTCGACAATGCTGAGCTGACCCTTACGAACGCGACCAGCTCGTCCATCACCAATTCCATACTCACGAGCTGTTCCGTGATCAATTCCACGGTCAAGAACTACATGGGCTCGAACTGCACCATCAGCAATTCCATCGTCGACCCTCCGTCAGGCTTCAACAATCTCACTGGCTCCACGGTGACCAATTCGCCGGTGTATGCCTCGGACGTCCTCTACTCGAACGTGACCGATTCCTCGGTCTCTACTTCGACGGTGACTAACTCGACCCTTACGAACGCCACGACTACGTTCTCGAGCATCGCTACTTCCACGGTGACGAACAGCACTTTCGCGACAGCGACTTCGACCAACAGCACGATCACCGGCGCAACTCTCGCTGATGCGAATGTGGCTACCTCGACCGTCTCTAACGCGAACGTAGCTACGAGCACCATTGCTCTCTCCACTATTTCCGGAGGCTCCGTCTCGAGCTCTACGGTTTCCTCTGTCTCTGCGACTAACAGCACTATCGCAAGCTCCACGCTCTCGAATGCGACGACGACCTCTTCGACTCTCACGAACGTCGAAGTGACGAACGGCACGACTACGGGCAGCACCATTACTGGCGGCACTCTCTCCAATGCATCCGTCTCTTCTTCTACTCTGACTGATGCGGTTATCAACAACGGAAGTACGACCAACAGCACGATCACTGGTGGCTCAGTAACGAACGCATCCGTCTCTTCTTCGACCATCTCGAATACCACGGTTGCTACCTCCACTCTGACTAACGTGACTCTGGCTTCCACCACAGTGACCAATTCGACCATGTCGAGTTCCACGCTCTCGGATGCGACCGTTACAGACTCGACTCTCTCGAACGTGACCATCATCGGCACGGGCTCCGTGATCACCAACTCCAACCTGGCCTCGACCACGGTCTCTAACGCGGTCATCATCGATGGCGTCATGAGTTCTGGTACCATCACGCTTCCGTCGGGAGCTACGACTACCATCACGAGCTCTACCTCGCTTACGAACCTGGTCAACTACGCTCCGGCCGCAGGCTTCACTGCTTCCGCAAGTGACCTCACGGGCACGTTTACGGATACGAGCACTGACTCGAACTCTGGCACTTCTCTCGGGGATAGCTGGACGTATGTCTGGAGCTTCGGCGACGGCTCCTACGCGACTACCTCAAACTCTGCCTCTCTCGGTCAGAACAAGAGTCATGCGTACGCTTCTGCAGGAACTTACACTGTCCTCCTCACGCTCACTGATGCATACGGCGGCGTGTCTACTTCCTCGGCTTCCGTCACGGTCACTGCTCCAGTGGTGGTCACGCCCGCTCCTTCAGGCGGTGGTGGCGGCGGGGGCAATCCTTCCGGCAACCTCGGGGCATACTTCAATCCGAACTTCGTAAATCCGAACGCTCCGGTAGTCCCTGTTGTGCCACCGGTGACCCCTGTGACTCCGTCTGTTCCCGCTGTTCCTCCCATCATTGTCACTCCCGGACTCACTCCTGATGTCTTCACTCGCACTCTCAAGGTCGGCACCCGCGGCGAGGATGTCACCATCCTCCAGAGGCAGCTGATCCGTGAGGGCGTGTATGCAGGCCCGGTGACCGGCTACTTCGGAGCCCTCACGCAGGCGGCTGTGCGCCGCTACCAGCTGAAGCAGGCTATCCCTGTCATCGGCATCGTGGACTTCCTCACCCGCAGCATTCTCAACGAAGCCATTGCTCTTGAGGGCCTTCCGACCGGGAATCCCGTCATTGTCACTCCAGTTGCTCCGACGCCTGTAGAACCCAAGCCGGCAGCACCGGTCACTCCTAAGGCTCCGACGATACCTTCGAAGCCGCTTGCTCCTGCCGCACCGGTCACTCCTCCTGTGGTAGCGAAGCCTTCCGTTCCGCCTACCTCTGCTTCCATCTTTGAGGGAGTGAAGAGCGGCGCTTCGTCTCTCTTCAAGAAGGTGAAGGATGCCAAGACTCGCTTCGACAATCTCTTCATCATCGAACCGTAA